A stretch of DNA from Methylogaea oryzae:
GACCGTAACGGAGGCCGGCCATGGCTGATTTCGGCGCCCCCTTGCCTTGCCTGGCTTCGGCCGAAACGGCGCCTTGGGCGCACCGGCTGGCGCGGCGGCTGGGAACCCTGCTGCTGATCCTGCTGGTGCTGCTGGCTTTCGTTCCCTGGCAACAAAACGTGCGCGGCGTCGGCCGGGTGGTGGCCTATGCGCCGGTCGAGCGGCAACAGGTGGTGAGCGCCACCGTGGACGGCCGTGTGTCGCGCTGGCTGGTGCGGGAAGGCTCCCGGGTGCGCCAAGGCGAGGTGCTGGCGGAGCTGGCCGACAACGACCCCCAGCTGTTGCAGCGCCTGGAAGCCGAGCGGCAAACCCTGCTGGCGCGCCAAGCCGCGGTGGACGCCCGGGTGGAGACCTTCCGCGAACAGCTGCGCATGGCCGAAACCGCCCGGCCCCAGGCCCTGGCCGCCGCCGAGGCGCGGCTGGACATGGCCGGGGAAAGGCGCAAGGCCGCCGAGCAAGCCCTGCAAGCGGCGCAAGCGGCCCAGCGCACCGCCGCCCTCAACCTCGATCGGCAGTCCGCCTTGCATGGCGAAGGGCTGGCCTCGCGGCGCACCCTGGAATTGGCGCAGCTGGACATGGCGCAGCGGCGCACCGACGCCGAGCGGGGCCAAGCCGCCTTGCGCGCCGCCGCTGCCGAAGTGGAAGCCTTGTCCTCCGACCGCCGCAAGCTGGAAGCGGACACCGCCGCCGCCGTGGAAAAAAGCCGGGCGGAACTCAACAAGGCCTTGGAGGACCAGAACTACGCGCGCGCCGACCTGCTCAAGCTGGAAACCCGATTGGCGCGCCAGCAGACCCAATCCGTCTCGGCGCCCCGCGACGGCGTGGTGTTGCGCCTGGCGGCCGCCCCCGGCGCGGAATTGGTCAAGGCCGGCCAGCCCTTGGCGATCCTGGTGCCCGATGCGCAAGAGCGCGCCGTGGAGCTGTGGATGGACGGCAACGACGTGCCGCTCATCGTTCCCGACAGCCGGGTGCGATTGCAATTCGAGGGCTATCCGGCGGTGCAGTTCGGCGGCTGGCCGGAGCTGTCCATCGGCAGCTTCGGCGGCCGGGTGGCGTTCATCGACGCCACCGACGACGGCAAAGGCCATTTCCGGCTGCTGGTCACGCCGGATCCGGAAGACGAGCAACCCTGGCCGGCCGAGCGCTTCCTGCGCCAGGGCGTGCGCACCAACGGCTGGGTGCAGCTGGGACGGGTGACCCTGGGCTACGAGCTGTGGCGGATTTTCAACGGCTTTCCGCCGCTGGTGCTGCCGGAACCGCCCGGACTGGCCAAGCCGGATAAGGCCGATGCTCCCAAAAGCGAAGCGGAGGGCAAAGACAAATGAACCGCACTGCTTATGCGTGGATGAACCTCCCCTGGGAGCGCGGGCATCTTGCCCGCAAGTGCCGCCCCTACGCGCCGCTTTTACGACTGGCGGCCCACTCCGACGGGGACGGGCAGGATGCCCGCGCGCCCAGGGACGCCGCCAGAAAGGCATTCGCCGCAGCCGTTTTGCTGTCGTGGATACTCACCGCCGAAGCGGGCGACGCCGTGCCGCTGGCGTTGCACGAAGTGCTGGCCGCCGCGACCCGCGCCTTTCCCGCCCTGCTGGCGGCGGAACAGCGCAAGGAAGCGGCCGCCGGGGAAAGACTGGCGGCGGAAGGCGGCTTCGACACCTTGCTCAAATCGCAAAACCGCTGGTCCGTGGCCGGCTTGTACGAAAACCGCAATTACGACGTGAGCGTCGAACAGCCCACCGGCCTGTGGGGCGCCACCTTCTTCGGCGGCTGGCGGCGCGGCCTGGGCGATTATCCGGTATACGAGGGCAAGAGCCTCACCGCCACCGACGGCGAAGCCCGCGTCGGCGTCAACGTCCCGCTGTGGCGCAACGGCTCCATCGACCGCCGCCGCGCCAGCCTGACGCAGGCCGAGCTGGGCGAGCTGATCGCCGGCCACGAATACGACCAGGCGCTGATCGAACTGCGCCGGGTCGCCGCCCACCGCTATTGGGACTGGGTGCTGGCCGGCCGCCGCTTGCGGGTGGCGGACGCCATGCTGGACATCGCCGAAAAACGCGACGCCGGCATCCGCCGCCGGGCGGCGGCCGGCGACATCGCCGAATTCGAGGCCGCCGACAACCAGCGCGCCATCCTGGAACGGCGCGAACGCCAGGTGGCCGCGCGCCGCCTGCTGGAACAAACCGCCATCCAGCTGTCGCTGTACTGGCGCGACGAACAGGGCCAGCCGCAGTTGCCGGACGCCGGCCGGCTGCCGACAGGATTTCCCGAGGCGGAGCCCGTGGTGTCCAAGGATTTCGCCGACGCCTTGACCACCGCCCAAGCCCAACGGCCGGAGTTGCGGCGACTGGATTTGCAGGGACGGCAAACCGAGACCGAACTGGAACTGCAACGCAACCAACAGGCGCCGGGAGTGGACTTTTCCGTCATGGGCGCCCGCGACATCGGCCCCGGCAAGGACAAACTCAACCGGGAAGAACTCTACCTGGGCCTGAACATCGACATTCCTTTGCAGCGCCGCGTGGCCGGAGGCCGTGCCCAGGCCGCCGCCGCCAACTTGCAACGGCTCAAGCTGGAGAAACAGCTGGCGGACGACCGCATCGCCGCCGAAGTGCGCGACGCCCTGTCGGCCGTGGAAGCCGCCCGCCAGCGCCTGGAACTGGCCGGCCGGCAGCGGCAAGCCGCCAAGCGCTTGGAGGAGGGCGAGCGCACCCGCTTCGAGCTGGGCGAAAGCACCCTGTTGTTCGTCAACCTGCGGGAAATCGCCAGCGGCGACGCCGCCCTGATGGAAGCGGACGCCGCCAACGCCTTGTTTAAGGCCCACGCGGATTATCAGGCGGCATTGGGAACCGACCTTCACACCCCTCCTTGAACCCATTTTTCAAACTCATCGCGCGGGGACCAAACCACTTGACGCCGAAAGCCGCCATATACCGTCCGCATTCGACAGCGCGGCGATGCCGCGCCTCGCCCTGAGGCATGGCATCGCCTTATTCACCGACTCCCTGCAGGAACTGACGTAATGATGCATAAAACGCCATTGACCGAATCCCGGCTCGTCGCGGGAACCGCCGCCTTCGCTGACCGTTACCGGACCTTCCTGGTCGATCAATGGGGCGTCTTGCACGACGGCCGGCAACCGTTCCCCGGCGCCGTCGACTGCCTGCGCCGCCTGATGGCCCAAGGCAAGCAGGTGGCGGTGCTCAGCAACTCGGGCAAGCCGGCGGCCGACAACGTCGCACGCCTGCGCGCCATGGGCATCCCCGAAGACTGCTACACCGCCGTGGTCACATCCGGCGAAGTGGTCCGCAACGCCTTGGCTGCGCGCACGCCGCCTTTCCCGCCGTCCCTGGGCCGCCGCTGTTTCCTGCTGAGCAGCGACGGCTCGGACAGCTTGGTGCGGGGACTCGACTTGGAGCTAACGCCGACCGTGGCCGACGCCGACTTCATCCTGCTGGCCGGCGTGGCCGACGGCCTGCCTCTGGAACATTACCTGCCCCTGTTGGAATGCGGCGGCAACCGCGGATTGCCCCTGATCTGCGCCAATCCCGACCTGGTGCGCTTCTCGCCGCAAGGATTGACCTTCAGCGCCGGCGAACTGGCGCGGCGCTACGAACAACTGGGCGGCACGGTGCATTACATCGGCAAACCCCACGAGGCCATCTACCGCTATTGCGGCCAGGTGCTGGCGGATTTCGACCCGGCCCAGGCCGTGGCCGTCGGCGATTCCGTCGGCCACGACGTGGTGGGCGGCCACCGGGCGGGCTTGGCGACGGCCTTCGTCACCGGCGGCATCCACGGCGCCGATTTCGCCGACGCGGCGGACGATGCCGCGCGCCTGCGTCGCGTATCGGCCATCGCCCGCGAGCACGGGGTTTGGCCCGACTGGGTCATCCCCGGCTTTGCCTGGTAAACGCCGGCCGACGGGTCCGGTTGCTTGCGGATATTCCGCCGCGATGCCCGCGCCGCGGGCCCGGAAAATAGCCGTGGCGCTTTACCGCTGAGCACATATACACTGAGGCTTGCGGCGCCGGCGAGGCGAAATCCGACGGGGCCGCATCGGTAAATTCGGCCCCGGCCGCGCGCGAACGGCGGGGACGCCCGAACAAGGATTGGCCGGCATGAACCCCATGCCGCACGTCATCGATCGAGGGAGGAAAGCCATGTTCGCCAGCTTGCGCATTTTGAGGCCGGAGGATCGGCTTATTTATCTTAACGGCGACTACCAGAACCCGGCGGGAAACTCATCGACCGACACGTTCACCGTCGCCGCCGGCGGCCATACCGCCGAGACGCTCGACAGCCAAGGCAAAGTGGACTTCCGCAAAAAATTCCGCGTCACGGCTCGGCAAACGTCTGTGGCAATCGAGCTCGATCCGGTCGTGCCGCCGGAATCGGTCTGAGGGAGGACGGTCATGGGGATTTTCAATGCGCGGGACGTCCTGCGCGGCGTTTGCTTCGCGGCAGCGCTTTTTACGGCCGGTTGCTCTTATCCCACCCGCAACCAGGAAGCCCAGATCGTTGACGAAAGCCACGGCTACCGCTGGAACAAGCTGCCGCCGTCCGGGCTGGAAGACACCCTGGTCGTTGTCACCGCCTCGGGGGGCGGCACACGCGCCGCCGCACTGACGCTTTCGGTGCTCCGGGCGCTCAATGAGATCGCGCTGCCCCACGGCGCAACCCTGGCCCAAGAAATCGACATCATTTCCTCGGTCTCGGGCGGCAGCGTCGCCGCCGGCTATTTCGCCCTCGAAGGGCCCGCCGGCTTCGACAAGCTGGAAAACGACTTCATACGCCGCGACGGCATGCGCGCCCTGCTTTTCGACGGGCTCAACCCCCTGGGCTTGGCGCGACTGGCCGCGCCCGGCCTGGAGCGCATAGACCTGTTGATCGACTACCTCGATGAGCGGCTGTTCCACGGCGCCACTTACCAGGCGTTGCTGGATCGCCAGCGCTTGCCGTTCCTCGTGCTGAACGCGGCGGACATGGTGGAGGGCGTCCCGTTTCCGTTCACCCAGCGCAAAATGGACCTGCTCTGCAGCGACCTTTCGAGCCTGCCGCTGGCGACCGCCGTTGCCGCTTCCGCCGCCTTTCCGGTCGCCCTGACGCCGGTGACGCTGACCAACTATTCGCCCTGTTCCGCCACCCAAGGGAAAAGCCATTGGCCGCCGCCCTGGGTGACCGACAGCATCGACGAGCCCGGCACGCGGCAGGAGGACGGCGTTTGGTACGACAATCCCCAGCGCGCGTCGCTGGCCCGCGTGGAACAAGCCTACGCCCTCGGCAAGGACGGCAAAGCGCCGAAAAGCTACATCCATTTGCTCGACGGCGGCATCGCCGACAACCTGGGCATCTCCGAGCCGCTGCGCATGCTGGCGACGCGCGATACGCAGCGCTCGCTGCTCGGCGGAATCGACAGCGGGCGGATCACCAAGCTGATCTTCGTCGTGGTCAACGCGCGATCCTTCGCCCCATCCGAGCTCGACCAGCGACAGGCGACGCCAGGCGAGTTGGACATGCTGCTCGCCTCGATCAACGCGCCGATAGACCGAACCACCGCCGGCACCGCGGCGCAGCTGCGCAATTTGCTCATGGACGAATTCCGCCAAATGGCGCTTGGCGATCCCGCGAAAAAAGCGCGTTTCGAAGCGCTGGCCGACAATACCGCCCTGATCTCGGTGGATTTCGACGCCATCGTCGACGCCGACTGCCGGCGCAAATACCAAGCGATTTCGACGACATGGTCATTGGACAAACGGCGCATAGACGCCTTGCTGAAAGTCGGCGGCGCATTGCTCGGCAGCGACCCGGAATTCGAGCGGCTGCTGCGACTGCTGGGCGATCCCGCGCGTCCGCGGCTGGCGACGATGGAGGAGGCGTGCCAAGCGCTTTGAGGAGGCCGCCAAGGCTTGCGCCACCGGGGATGGAGGGGATAGCCCGCTTGGAGTAGAATTGTCCGTTGTTCCAGGGGCGCGGGGCCGCCCCTTGCCTCCGGTAAACCTGCCGATAGCGGCGACTTTCCCTCGTTCCGACGACCCAACGGGCCACCCGCCCTAGGCCAGTTTTGATGAAAACACCGACTCCCGAAACCATCGCCGCCGCCGCGCAATGCCTGCGGGACGGCGGCTTGGTGGCCATTCCCACGGAAACCGTTTACGGCTTGGGCGCGGATGCTTCCAATCCGCAGGCGGTGCTGCGCATTTTCGCGGCCAAAGGGCGTCCGGCGGACCATCCGCTCATCGTCCACGCAGCCGGCGCCGAATCCCTGGAATATTGGGCGCGGGAAGTGCCCGAAGGGGCGTTGCGGCTGGCGGCGCGCTACTGGCCCGGCCCCTTGACGCTGATCTTGAAGCGCGGGCGCGCGCCGCTGGAAGTCACCGGCGGGCAGGACTCCGTTGGGCTGCGGGTGCCGGCCCATCCGGTGGCGCTGGCCTTGTTGCGCGCCTTCGGCGGCGGCGTCGCCGCGCCGTCCGCCAACCGCTTCGGGCGGGTCAGCCCGACCCGCGCCTGGCACGTGCGGCGCGAACTGGGCGATCGGGTGGACATGATCCTGGACGGCGGCCCCTGCCGCGTCGGGGTGGAATCCACCATCCTCAGCCTGGCGGGCGACCGGCCGGTGCTGCTGCGGCCCGGCGCCATCGCCCTGTCGGAATTGCAGGAAGTGCTGGGCGAGGAAATCGCCCCGCCCAGCACCCCGGTCGCCATCCGCGCCCCGGGCATGCTGGCCTCCCATTACGCGCCGGAAACGCCGTTCGAGGTTTGGCCGGCGGAAGAGCTGCGGCAACGGGCGGAGGAACTGGCGCAAACCGGACGCCGGGCCGCCATCCTGTTCATCGATCCGCAACGCTGCGGCATCGCCGCCACGCCCGACCTGCTGCCTTTCCCCATGCCGGCCGAACCGGACGACTACGCACGCCGGCTGTTCGCCGTGCTGCGCCGCTTCGACCGCATGGGCCTGGACGTGCTGCTGGCGGAAGCGCCGCCGGAAACGGAGGCTTGGCAGGCGGTTAGGGACCGCATGCGGCGGGCGAGTTGCTAGGAACACTGCAAATAATTAATGCTCCTTCTCCCTCCGGGAGAAGGCTGGGATGAGGGGAAAAAGGTCACGGCCTTTTACTTCCCCTCACCCTAACCCTCTCCCTAAGGGAGAGGGAACAATAAGCGGGCCTGAATTGAAAGCATTGCCGCATCCCCCGGTGCGGCGGAAAGAAGTACCGATTTCGATTTTTTAAAGCGAGGTAAATCAATGTCCGATCCAATCGTCGGCATCGTCATGGGCAGTCAGAGCGACTGGAACGTCATGCGCCACGCGGCGGAGCAGCTGCAAAGCTTCGGCGTGCCGTTCGAGACGCGCGTCGTGTCCGCGCACCGCACGCCGGACCTGTTGTTCAGCTACGCGGAAAGCGCCGAGGAACGCGGCCTGGCCTGCATCATCGCCGGCGCCGGCGGTGCCGCCCATTTGCCGGGCATGATCGCCGCCAAGACCATCGTGCCGGTGCTAGGCGTGCCGGTGCCTTCCGCCTACCTGAAGGGCATGGACTCCCTGTTGTCCATCGTGCAGATGCCCAAGGGCATACCCGTTGCGACATTCGCCATTGGTGAGGCCGGCGCCGCCAATGCCGGGCTGTTCGCCGCGGCGCTGCTGGCGCGCAACGACGGCTCGCTGGCCTCGGCCCTCAACGCCTTCCGCGCCAAGCAGCGCGACACGGTGCTGGCCATGTCCCTGCCGCCGGAGGAACAGGCATGATTTTGCCCGGCGCAACCTTAGGCATGTTGGGCGGCGGCCAGTTGGGCCGCATGTTCACCGTGGCGGCCCGCACCATGGGCTACCGGGTGATCGTGCTCGATCCCGATCCCAACAGCCCGGCCGGCAGCTTCGCCGACGAGCACCTGTGCCAGCCCTACGACGACCAGGAGGCCCTGGACTATATGGGCCGCGAGTGCGCGGCGGTCACCACCGAATTCGAGAACATCCCCGCCTCCAGCCTGGATCACCTGGGCGGCAGCTGCATCGTACGGCCGGGCCATGGCGCCATCGCCGTCACCCAGGACCGCATCCTGGAAAAAAACTTCCTGCGGGACAACGGCTTCGGCACGGCCAAAACCGTGGCGGTGCGCACGGCGGACGATCTGGCGGCGGCCTTCGCCGAAGTCGGTTCGCCGGCCCTGCTGAAAACCGCCCGCTTCGGCTACGACGGCAAAGGGCAACACCTGGGCCGCAGCCTGGAGGAGCTGGCCGAGGCCTATGAGCGGTTCGGCAACGTGCCCTGCGTGCTGGAAGAATTCCTGGATTTGGACAAGGAAATCTCCGTAGTCATCGGCCGCGGCGCCGACGGCCAAACCACCGCCTACGCCCCGGCGGAAAACCGCCACCGCAACGGCATCCTGGACGTCTCCATCGCCCCGGCCCGCATCGACCCGGCCACGGCGGAAAAAGCCTGCGCCATGGCCCAGGCCATCGGCACCCGGCTGGATTACTGCGGCGTGCTGGCGGTCGAGTTCTTCGTGCTGAAGGACGGCCACCTGCTGGTCAACGAAATCGCTCCCCGTCCCCACAACAGCGGCCACTACACCCTGGACGCCTGCTCCTGCTCCCAGTTCGAGCAGCAAGTGCGCACCCTGTGCGGCCTGCCCCTGGGCGACACCCGGCCGCTGCGCCCGTCGGTGATGGTCAACCTGCTGGGCGACGTGTGGCGCGAAGACGGCCCGCCGCCCTGGGAAACCATCCTCGGCCATCCCCGCGCCAAGCTGCACCTGTACGGCAAGCAGGAAGCCCGTGTCGGCCGCAAGATGGGCCATTACACCGTGCTGGGCGAAACCGTGGAGGAAGCCCTGACCGACGCCCTGGCGATCCGCGCGCAATTGCTGCCGGACAGCCCGTGAGCCTTCAGGCCGTCATCTTCGACGTGGACGGCACCCTGGCCGACACGGAGAGGGACGGCCACCGCGTCGCCTTCAACGCCGCTTTCCGCGAACTGGGCCTGGACTGGCAGTGGGACGAATCGACCTACGGCGAACTGCTGGAAACCGGCGGCGGCAAGGAGCGCGTCCTGCGCTACATCCAACGGGCCGGCCTGCCGGACGCTGCCCAGGACGGGCCGCAGGCCTTCGCCGCCAGCGTGCATGCCGTCAAGACCCGCCACTTCAAAGCCCTGCTGCAACACCCCGGCATCCCGCTGCGCCCCGGCGTGGCGCGCTTGCTGCGGGAGTTGCGCCAAGCCAGCGTGCGCTTGGCCATCGCCACCACTTCGGCGGAGGAGTCTGTCGTCGCCCTGCTGCAAGCCAACCTGGGCGAAGACGCCGCGAACGGATTCGACGTGATCGGCGCCGGGGACGTGGTGGCGGAAAAGAAGCCGGCGCCGGACATTTACCGCTGGGTGCAGGAAAGGCTGGGGCTGGACGCGGCCTGCTGCCTCGCCGTGGAAGACTCCAACCCCGGCCTGCGCGCCGCCACGGCGGCCGGCCTGAAAACCGTCGTCACCGTCAACGGCTACACCAGCCGCCAGGACTTCGCCGCCGCCACGGCGGTGCTGAGCGACCTGGGCGAACCGGAGCGGCCGTTCCGATTGCTGCGGGGCACGGCCCATGGTTACGGCCAGGTTTGCCCGGCGCTGCTGGAACGGTGGCTGGCCCAATGAAACGCGGCCTGTTCGTCACCGGCACCGACACCGGCGTGGGCAAAACCCGCGTCGCCGCGGCGCTGGCCCAATTACTCACCCAGCACGGCGCCACCGTGAGGCCGCGCAAGCCGGCGGAATCGGGCTGCCCCCGCAAGGACGGCCGGCTGTTCCCGCAGGACGCCGACGCCCTGCGACTGGCGGCCGGCGCCTTGGATCCCATAGAAACCGTCTGCCCCTATCCTTTCGAGCCGGCCATCGCCCCCGACCGGGCCGCGCGTCTGGCCGGCCGGCCGTTGACTATCGCCGCCCTGGCCGCGGCCTGCCGTGAAGGCGTGAAAGAAGGGGATTTTCTGCTGGTGGAAGGCGCCGGCGGCTTCTACTCGCCCCTGGCGGAGGACGGCCTCAACGCCGACCTCGCCGTGGCCCTGGGTTTGCCGGTGCTGCTGGTGGCGGCCGACCGGCTGGGCTGCATCAACCACACGTTGCTCTGCGTCGAGGCCATCAGCCGGCGCGGCCTGACGCTGGCCGGCGTGGCGCTGAACCGGACCGCGCCGGCCGCCGCCGGACTCGCCATGGACAACGCCGCCGACCTGGGCGCGCGCCTGGGCCGGCCGGTGCTAAACCTACCGTATCGGGAAGAAACGGCAGCTTGGCCGGAACTGGCGTCCCTGGCCGACCGCTGCCTATGAGCCCGCCGCGTCGGGGGCGGGAGCGGCCGGCGCGGCGTCCTGCGACTCGAAGCTGATTTCGATGTGCGCCTTACCCCACTGCGAATTGAACGGCATGATCAATTTCGGCCCTTTCGACTTGTGGATGATCCTGTGGGACAAGCCCGTCACCACCGTCGGCGTCGCCATGCCGAACTCATATCCTTTTTCAGCCAGAATGCGCTTGGCGCCGCCGGTCACCATATTGGTGATTTCCCCCACCATGTCGGTCACTTCGTCGTTCATGGATTTCGGCCGCTCGCCCACCATGCGGAACATGATTTCGTAAGCCAAATCCGCGTCGAAAGTAATCGACATGGAGCCCTTGCACTGGGGCCCCACCATGCCGATCAATCCGGAAACCGCGCCGCGGGCGCTGTCGTCGTTCTTCAAGCTGGGCTTGGCCGGCTGAAGCTGTAGATGCGCCATGGTCTCCAGCACGTTGGTCAGGGATACCAAAAACGGATTGATGAAATCGACAT
This window harbors:
- a CDS encoding HlyD family secretion protein, with product MADFGAPLPCLASAETAPWAHRLARRLGTLLLILLVLLAFVPWQQNVRGVGRVVAYAPVERQQVVSATVDGRVSRWLVREGSRVRQGEVLAELADNDPQLLQRLEAERQTLLARQAAVDARVETFREQLRMAETARPQALAAAEARLDMAGERRKAAEQALQAAQAAQRTAALNLDRQSALHGEGLASRRTLELAQLDMAQRRTDAERGQAALRAAAAEVEALSSDRRKLEADTAAAVEKSRAELNKALEDQNYARADLLKLETRLARQQTQSVSAPRDGVVLRLAAAPGAELVKAGQPLAILVPDAQERAVELWMDGNDVPLIVPDSRVRLQFEGYPAVQFGGWPELSIGSFGGRVAFIDATDDGKGHFRLLVTPDPEDEQPWPAERFLRQGVRTNGWVQLGRVTLGYELWRIFNGFPPLVLPEPPGLAKPDKADAPKSEAEGKDK
- a CDS encoding TolC family protein is translated as MNRTAYAWMNLPWERGHLARKCRPYAPLLRLAAHSDGDGQDARAPRDAARKAFAAAVLLSWILTAEAGDAVPLALHEVLAAATRAFPALLAAEQRKEAAAGERLAAEGGFDTLLKSQNRWSVAGLYENRNYDVSVEQPTGLWGATFFGGWRRGLGDYPVYEGKSLTATDGEARVGVNVPLWRNGSIDRRRASLTQAELGELIAGHEYDQALIELRRVAAHRYWDWVLAGRRLRVADAMLDIAEKRDAGIRRRAAAGDIAEFEAADNQRAILERRERQVAARRLLEQTAIQLSLYWRDEQGQPQLPDAGRLPTGFPEAEPVVSKDFADALTTAQAQRPELRRLDLQGRQTETELELQRNQQAPGVDFSVMGARDIGPGKDKLNREELYLGLNIDIPLQRRVAGGRAQAAAANLQRLKLEKQLADDRIAAEVRDALSAVEAARQRLELAGRQRQAAKRLEEGERTRFELGESTLLFVNLREIASGDAALMEADAANALFKAHADYQAALGTDLHTPP
- a CDS encoding TIGR01459 family HAD-type hydrolase, translating into MMHKTPLTESRLVAGTAAFADRYRTFLVDQWGVLHDGRQPFPGAVDCLRRLMAQGKQVAVLSNSGKPAADNVARLRAMGIPEDCYTAVVTSGEVVRNALAARTPPFPPSLGRRCFLLSSDGSDSLVRGLDLELTPTVADADFILLAGVADGLPLEHYLPLLECGGNRGLPLICANPDLVRFSPQGLTFSAGELARRYEQLGGTVHYIGKPHEAIYRYCGQVLADFDPAQAVAVGDSVGHDVVGGHRAGLATAFVTGGIHGADFADAADDAARLRRVSAIAREHGVWPDWVIPGFAW
- a CDS encoding patatin-like phospholipase family protein translates to MGIFNARDVLRGVCFAAALFTAGCSYPTRNQEAQIVDESHGYRWNKLPPSGLEDTLVVVTASGGGTRAAALTLSVLRALNEIALPHGATLAQEIDIISSVSGGSVAAGYFALEGPAGFDKLENDFIRRDGMRALLFDGLNPLGLARLAAPGLERIDLLIDYLDERLFHGATYQALLDRQRLPFLVLNAADMVEGVPFPFTQRKMDLLCSDLSSLPLATAVAASAAFPVALTPVTLTNYSPCSATQGKSHWPPPWVTDSIDEPGTRQEDGVWYDNPQRASLARVEQAYALGKDGKAPKSYIHLLDGGIADNLGISEPLRMLATRDTQRSLLGGIDSGRITKLIFVVVNARSFAPSELDQRQATPGELDMLLASINAPIDRTTAGTAAQLRNLLMDEFRQMALGDPAKKARFEALADNTALISVDFDAIVDADCRRKYQAISTTWSLDKRRIDALLKVGGALLGSDPEFERLLRLLGDPARPRLATMEEACQAL
- a CDS encoding L-threonylcarbamoyladenylate synthase, coding for MKTPTPETIAAAAQCLRDGGLVAIPTETVYGLGADASNPQAVLRIFAAKGRPADHPLIVHAAGAESLEYWAREVPEGALRLAARYWPGPLTLILKRGRAPLEVTGGQDSVGLRVPAHPVALALLRAFGGGVAAPSANRFGRVSPTRAWHVRRELGDRVDMILDGGPCRVGVESTILSLAGDRPVLLRPGAIALSELQEVLGEEIAPPSTPVAIRAPGMLASHYAPETPFEVWPAEELRQRAEELAQTGRRAAILFIDPQRCGIAATPDLLPFPMPAEPDDYARRLFAVLRRFDRMGLDVLLAEAPPETEAWQAVRDRMRRASC
- the purE gene encoding 5-(carboxyamino)imidazole ribonucleotide mutase → MSDPIVGIVMGSQSDWNVMRHAAEQLQSFGVPFETRVVSAHRTPDLLFSYAESAEERGLACIIAGAGGAAHLPGMIAAKTIVPVLGVPVPSAYLKGMDSLLSIVQMPKGIPVATFAIGEAGAANAGLFAAALLARNDGSLASALNAFRAKQRDTVLAMSLPPEEQA
- a CDS encoding 5-(carboxyamino)imidazole ribonucleotide synthase; amino-acid sequence: MILPGATLGMLGGGQLGRMFTVAARTMGYRVIVLDPDPNSPAGSFADEHLCQPYDDQEALDYMGRECAAVTTEFENIPASSLDHLGGSCIVRPGHGAIAVTQDRILEKNFLRDNGFGTAKTVAVRTADDLAAAFAEVGSPALLKTARFGYDGKGQHLGRSLEELAEAYERFGNVPCVLEEFLDLDKEISVVIGRGADGQTTAYAPAENRHRNGILDVSIAPARIDPATAEKACAMAQAIGTRLDYCGVLAVEFFVLKDGHLLVNEIAPRPHNSGHYTLDACSCSQFEQQVRTLCGLPLGDTRPLRPSVMVNLLGDVWREDGPPPWETILGHPRAKLHLYGKQEARVGRKMGHYTVLGETVEEALTDALAIRAQLLPDSP
- a CDS encoding HAD-IA family hydrolase; this encodes MSLQAVIFDVDGTLADTERDGHRVAFNAAFRELGLDWQWDESTYGELLETGGGKERVLRYIQRAGLPDAAQDGPQAFAASVHAVKTRHFKALLQHPGIPLRPGVARLLRELRQASVRLAIATTSAEESVVALLQANLGEDAANGFDVIGAGDVVAEKKPAPDIYRWVQERLGLDAACCLAVEDSNPGLRAATAAGLKTVVTVNGYTSRQDFAAATAVLSDLGEPERPFRLLRGTAHGYGQVCPALLERWLAQ
- the bioD gene encoding dethiobiotin synthase — translated: MKRGLFVTGTDTGVGKTRVAAALAQLLTQHGATVRPRKPAESGCPRKDGRLFPQDADALRLAAGALDPIETVCPYPFEPAIAPDRAARLAGRPLTIAALAAACREGVKEGDFLLVEGAGGFYSPLAEDGLNADLAVALGLPVLLVAADRLGCINHTLLCVEAISRRGLTLAGVALNRTAPAAAGLAMDNAADLGARLGRPVLNLPYREETAAWPELASLADRCL
- a CDS encoding chemotaxis protein CheX; protein product: MNVDFINPFLVSLTNVLETMAHLQLQPAKPSLKNDDSARGAVSGLIGMVGPQCKGSMSITFDADLAYEIMFRMVGERPKSMNDEVTDMVGEITNMVTGGAKRILAEKGYEFGMATPTVVTGLSHRIIHKSKGPKLIMPFNSQWGKAHIEISFESQDAAPAAPAPDAAGS